A genomic stretch from Aedes albopictus strain Foshan chromosome 2, AalbF5, whole genome shotgun sequence includes:
- the LOC109430633 gene encoding LOW QUALITY PROTEIN: POU domain protein CF1A (The sequence of the model RefSeq protein was modified relative to this genomic sequence to represent the inferred CDS: substituted 1 base at 1 genomic stop codon) codes for MAATTYMSSSGELDMALGGGYHTSSPRSAADANEMKYMHHHHHHQSHHHVPSSPSPNQAGLGSVTGGLGGVGNPWAAIQPTDPWGLHSHHPHTHPHATDVKQEMHLSQQARAQQGMASPHPWHAPVHPATHYSTGGSPLQYHHAMNGMLHHPAHPAHHQSAPPLHHSLRGESPQLHIPHHHLQGDRDVSAGEEDTPTSDDLEAFAKQFKQRRIKLGFTQADVGLALGTLYGNVFSQTTICRFEALQLSFKNMCKLKPLLQKWLEEADSTTGSPTSIDKIAAQGRKRKKRTSIEVSVKGALEQHFHKQPKPSAQEITSLADSLQLEKEVVRVWFCNRRQKEKRMTPPNTMGGDMMDGMPPGHMGHGGHGYHPHHDMHGSPMGTHSHSHSPPMLSPQSMGGGGHHQLTAHXQSEHQESSNNPAAFQPIHHHPAIMQPHAAIAVSSAPGNSYSLASTTTNTSSPPSSTSSSSTTAAGTVAAASGASPSSSAAAAAAAQMYIDHRHHQQQQQMHARRIFQEWTLQFGPSGPATGARYLN; via the coding sequence ATGGCCGCCACCACGTACATGTCATCCAGTGGCGAGCTGGATATGGCCTTAGGCGGCGGATATCATACATCCTCACCGCGGAGTGCAGCCGATGCCAACGAGATGAAGTATATGcatcatcaccaccaccaccagagTCATCACCATGTGCCCTCTAGTCCTAGTCCAAACCAGGCCGGTTTGGGCTCAGTGACGGGTGGCTTAGGTGGTGTTGGTAATCCATGGGCTGCCATTCAGCCGACTGATCCATGGGGTTTGCACTCCCATCATCCACATACCCACCCGCATGCGACAGACGTTAAACAGGAAATGCATTTATCGCAACAAGCCCGAGCACAACAAGGTATGGCATCGCCACATCCTTGGCATGCACCCGTGCATCCTGCAACGCACTATAGCACCGGAGGATCTCCTCTGCAGTACCACCATGCGATGAACGGCATGCTCCATCATCCTGCTCATCCTGCTCATCACCAAAGTGCACCACCTCTGCATCACTCGTTACGAGGTGAATCGCCCCAGCTACATATACCACACCACCACCTGCAAGGTGATCGGGACGTGAGTGCCGGCGAAGAAGACACCCCAACATCTGACGATCTAGAAGCGTTTGCAAAGCAATTCAAACAGAGACGAATCAAGCTAGGATTTACACAAGCTGACGTAGGCCTAGCGCTGGGCACCCTCTATGGCAATGTATTCTCCCAAACAACGATATGTCGATTTGAGGCTCTACAGTTAAGTTTTAAGAATATGTGCAAGCTAAAGCCACTGTTACAGAAATGGCTAGAGGAGGCTGATTCGACGACGGGATCACCAACGAGCATCGATAAGATTGCCGCACAGGGTCGGAAACGAAAAAAGCGGACCAGCATTGAGGTGTCAGTGAAGGGAGCCCTAGAACAGCACTTCCACAAACAGCCGAAACCATCGGCCCAAGAAATTACCTCACTTGCCGATTCGCTCCAGCTAGAGAAGGAAGTAGTTCGAGTATGGTTCTGCAATCGACGGCAGAAGGAGAAACGAATGACACCACCAAACACGATGGGTGGCGACATGATGGATGGAATGCCACCCGGACATATGGGCCACGGTGGCCATGGATATCATCCGCATCACGATATGCATGGTAGTCCGATGGGTACCCACAGTCATAGCCACAGCCCGCCCATGCTCAGCCCTCAGAGTATGGGCGGCGGAGGGCACCACCAACTTACGGCCCACTAGCAATCAGAGCACCAGGAGTCCAGCAATAATCCGGCGGCATTCCAACCAATACACCATCATCCTGCAATTATGCAGCCACATGCCGCCATTGCCGTCTCCTCCGCCCCCGGGAATAGCTATAGCTTAGCATCGACCACCACAAATACCTCTTCGCCACCGtcttcgacgtcgtcgtcgtccacaACGGCTGCTGGAACAGTAGCAGCCGCCTCAGGAGCGTCACcttcgtcgtcggcggcggccgCTGCTGCCGCCCAAATGTACATAGATCACCGGcatcaccagcagcagcagcagatgcATGCTAGGCGGATATTTCAAGAATGGACTCTGCAGTTCGGGCCATCCGGACCTGCAACTGGTGCACGATATCTCAACTAA